In Blautia wexlerae DSM 19850, a single window of DNA contains:
- a CDS encoding glycosyltransferase family 1 protein: protein MKILQIGMGNVAGGLEAFVMNYYRVLVHMDIQFDFVCMYDKIAYEEEIRKLGGRIYYIPNVKKNYQGYIKELKKILKETKYDAVHVNMLSAANIVPLRVAHTMKVPKIIAHSHSSSCPGLIRKIMDNWNRPKIAKYATDRIACGEMAGRWLFGDKAFQSGQVTLINNAIQAEKFSFSEKDRDSLRKELGWENKTVIGHVGRFDIPKNHDRMLDIFQQIVSEKKDVMLCLVGPKEGLYKEIKEKTVQKGLEDKVYFAGKQENIRRYLSAMDVFLFPSVFEGVPFALIEAQANGLACVMSEAVSEEAVVFPERVRRLSLDRDNIQWAAAVMAMSSMNREAADLIKMRLSDAHFNIETEAKRLKDLYYHTR from the coding sequence ATGAAAATACTGCAGATTGGAATGGGAAATGTTGCCGGAGGTCTGGAAGCATTTGTGATGAATTACTATAGAGTTCTGGTGCATATGGATATACAGTTTGATTTTGTGTGTATGTATGATAAAATTGCATATGAAGAGGAAATCAGGAAACTGGGTGGAAGGATCTACTATATTCCAAATGTAAAAAAGAACTATCAGGGCTATATAAAAGAACTGAAAAAAATATTAAAAGAAACAAAATATGATGCAGTACATGTAAATATGCTTTCAGCTGCAAATATTGTTCCGTTACGTGTGGCTCATACAATGAAAGTGCCAAAGATAATTGCGCACAGCCACAGCTCTTCCTGTCCCGGACTGATCAGAAAAATCATGGACAACTGGAACAGACCAAAGATTGCAAAATATGCTACTGACAGGATTGCATGCGGAGAAATGGCGGGCAGGTGGCTGTTTGGAGATAAAGCTTTCCAAAGCGGTCAGGTTACGTTGATCAATAATGCCATTCAGGCAGAGAAGTTCAGTTTTTCAGAAAAAGACAGAGATTCACTCAGAAAGGAACTGGGATGGGAAAATAAAACAGTGATCGGTCATGTAGGAAGATTTGATATTCCGAAGAATCATGACAGAATGCTTGATATTTTCCAACAGATTGTTTCCGAAAAAAAAGATGTGATGCTGTGTCTGGTAGGTCCAAAGGAAGGTCTGTACAAAGAGATAAAAGAGAAAACAGTGCAGAAAGGACTGGAAGATAAGGTATATTTTGCCGGTAAACAGGAGAATATCCGCAGGTATTTATCTGCTATGGATGTTTTTCTGTTTCCGTCTGTTTTTGAGGGTGTGCCATTTGCGCTTATTGAAGCCCAGGCAAATGGACTTGCCTGCGTAATGTCAGAGGCGGTGTCTGAGGAGGCAGTTGTTTTTCCTGAGAGAGTCAGACGGCTGTCACTTGACAGAGATAATATACAGTGGGCGGCAGCAGTGATGGCAATGAGTTCTATGAACAGAGAAGCGGCTGATCTGATAAAGATGCGGCTGTCAGATGCGCATTTTAACATTGAGACAGAGGCAAAACGTTTGAAAGATTTATATTATCATACGAGGTAA
- a CDS encoding STAS domain-containing protein, whose translation MSLKIEKKNEGTKDTVFLTGRLDTATAPELDTFAEKELINTQELVLDFAGLEYISSAGLRVILKMQKFMNVKGTMKLIHVSDIIQDVFDITGFADILSIE comes from the coding sequence ATGAGTCTAAAAATTGAAAAGAAAAATGAAGGAACAAAAGATACGGTATTTTTGACCGGGAGATTAGATACAGCAACTGCACCTGAATTGGATACTTTTGCCGAGAAAGAGTTGATCAATACTCAGGAACTTGTATTGGATTTTGCAGGGCTTGAATATATTTCATCAGCCGGCCTGCGTGTTATTCTGAAAATGCAGAAATTTATGAATGTAAAAGGAACTATGAAATTGATTCATGTGAGTGATATCATACAGGATGTATTCGATATTACGGGATTTGCAGACATACTGTCAATCGAATGA
- a CDS encoding acyltransferase family protein, which produces MTNGLKKEDSAALKGLAVLLLIFHHCYRLADRIERYQVDLCGLTTEQLVAIAECCKICVAIFAFVSGYGLMYGYSAKMKNKEKYAVSEWISGHLLSTMSGFWFTAAVSYLIYFGLGLKDPSKWGETFYERGFAVFADILGISRLLETESLNGAWWYMSAAFVFIILLPLLDGTIEKFGGIFCIAVIFLLPRILGIGFQGGSKPYSFLLIFVAGMLCCKYNFFQKLHEYRRKKLKFICLSALLCAGLFLYHKIDLKIFWEFRYALVPFLLILFCVEYLFRITPVSLFLQYLGKHSMNIWLVHTFVRDSLGKYVFALKKFWLIPVAVLVISLGISYCLDFLKKITGYQKLIRLLKKKVTEHYAVRE; this is translated from the coding sequence ATGACAAACGGATTAAAAAAAGAAGATTCAGCAGCTTTAAAAGGTCTTGCAGTGTTACTGCTGATCTTTCACCACTGCTACCGTCTTGCAGACAGAATCGAAAGATATCAGGTGGATCTGTGCGGGCTGACAACAGAACAGCTTGTTGCTATTGCGGAATGCTGTAAAATCTGCGTGGCAATATTTGCATTTGTATCCGGTTACGGGCTGATGTATGGATATTCGGCTAAAATGAAAAATAAAGAAAAGTATGCAGTATCAGAATGGATATCCGGACATCTTCTTTCCACTATGTCCGGATTCTGGTTTACTGCAGCTGTATCCTATCTTATTTACTTTGGACTTGGACTTAAGGATCCGAGCAAGTGGGGAGAAACCTTTTATGAAAGAGGATTCGCCGTATTTGCAGATATACTGGGAATCTCCAGACTTTTGGAGACTGAAAGTCTTAACGGGGCATGGTGGTATATGAGTGCTGCGTTTGTATTTATTATATTGCTTCCTCTGTTAGATGGGACGATTGAGAAATTTGGAGGCATATTCTGTATTGCAGTTATCTTTTTGCTTCCGAGAATTTTAGGTATTGGATTTCAGGGAGGCTCAAAGCCATATTCATTTCTTTTGATATTTGTGGCAGGAATGTTATGCTGTAAATATAATTTCTTTCAAAAATTGCATGAATACAGGCGGAAAAAATTAAAATTCATCTGTTTGTCTGCTTTACTGTGTGCCGGCCTTTTCCTGTACCATAAAATCGACCTGAAAATTTTCTGGGAATTCCGGTATGCACTTGTTCCATTCCTGCTGATTCTCTTTTGCGTTGAATATTTGTTCAGGATTACGCCTGTATCCTTGTTCCTTCAGTATCTGGGCAAGCATTCCATGAACATTTGGCTGGTACATACATTTGTGAGAGATTCTCTGGGAAAATATGTATTTGCATTAAAAAAATTCTGGCTGATTCCTGTTGCAGTTCTTGTGATTTCGCTGGGAATCAGTTACTGCCTGGATTTTCTTAAGAAGATTACAGGATATCAGAAACTGATACGGCTGTTAAAGAAAAAGGTGACGGAACATTATGCGGTACGGGAATGA
- a CDS encoding ATP-binding protein encodes MKEGEVDLKSITEEAKIENIAVITDFVNSILEANGCSAKVQMEIDIAIDEIFGNIAYYAYTPKTGEATVQVEIKNFPERLELTFIDKGIPYNPLENKDPDVTLDIEKRKIGGLGIFLVKEMMDEVSYEYADGKNILKLKKNL; translated from the coding sequence ATGAAGGAAGGAGAAGTGGATTTGAAAAGTATTACAGAAGAAGCAAAAATAGAGAATATAGCGGTAATTACAGATTTTGTAAATTCCATACTGGAAGCAAATGGATGTTCTGCAAAAGTACAGATGGAGATAGATATTGCGATAGATGAGATATTTGGCAATATTGCCTATTATGCTTATACGCCAAAAACTGGAGAGGCAACTGTACAGGTTGAAATAAAGAATTTTCCTGAAAGACTGGAACTGACGTTTATAGACAAAGGCATTCCTTATAATCCATTAGAAAATAAAGATCCGGATGTTACCCTGGATATAGAAAAAAGAAAAATCGGGGGGCTTGGAATTTTTCTGGTTAAGGAAATGATGGATGAGGTTTCATATGAATATGCAGACGGGAAAAATATATTGAAATTAAAAAAGAATTTATAG
- a CDS encoding ABC transporter permease: MKKYVDNFMQYRFLLSELVKKGIKLKYRRSYLGMIWSMLEPLLTMIVLTIVFGTLYGNTDRTFPVYILTGRLLYSFFSQSTKAALKSIRQNSAMIKKVYVPKYLYPLSSVLFNYVIFLISLIVLAMVSVILGVKPTFYLLQAPIALILILVMSYGCGMILATIGVFFRDMEYLWSVALMLVMYTCAIFYYPEKLLKSGWAWILKYNPLYCVIDIFRCSVFGKAMNIHYFAYALIFSVVAMVIGLFCFKKKQDDFILYI, from the coding sequence ATGAAAAAATACGTTGATAATTTTATGCAATACCGGTTTCTTCTGTCAGAACTGGTAAAAAAAGGGATTAAGCTGAAATACAGACGTTCTTATCTGGGAATGATATGGTCTATGCTGGAGCCGCTGCTTACCATGATTGTGCTTACAATTGTATTTGGTACTTTGTATGGAAATACAGACAGGACCTTTCCTGTATATATCCTGACCGGACGACTCCTGTACAGTTTCTTTTCACAGTCCACCAAGGCCGCTTTGAAATCTATACGTCAGAACTCGGCAATGATCAAAAAGGTATATGTACCCAAATATTTGTATCCGCTGTCCAGTGTGCTTTTTAACTATGTGATTTTTCTGATCTCACTGATCGTACTGGCAATGGTGAGTGTAATACTTGGTGTAAAGCCTACGTTCTATCTGCTTCAGGCACCAATCGCACTGATACTGATTCTTGTTATGTCATATGGATGCGGAATGATTCTGGCAACAATAGGTGTATTTTTCAGAGATATGGAATATCTCTGGTCTGTAGCACTTATGCTGGTTATGTATACATGTGCGATTTTCTATTATCCTGAAAAGCTTTTGAAGAGTGGATGGGCATGGATACTGAAATATAACCCATTGTATTGTGTGATTGATATTTTCAGATGTTCAGTATTTGGAAAAGCGATGAATATTCATTATTTTGCATATGCACTTATCTTTTCCGTTGTGGCAATGGTGATTGGATTATTCTGCTTCAAGAAGAAACAGGATGATTTTATTCTTTACATCTGA
- a CDS encoding sugar O-acetyltransferase: MNQRERMLSGLPYKAWLDGLEEDRQACKQKIYDFNQLPPFRQSKEAPQMIKNIFGKTGENVWVEAPFHCDYGWNIEVGENFYSNYNLTILDVGKVTCGKNVQIAPNVSIYTAGHPVHPDSRNSGYEYGIPVTVGDNVWIGGNTVILPGVTVGSNVVIGAGSVVSKDIPDNTIAAGNPCKVIRKITDEDRIYYFKKQKFDDEAWEEVKNKNK, from the coding sequence ATGAATCAGAGAGAAAGAATGTTAAGCGGACTTCCGTACAAAGCGTGGTTAGATGGGCTTGAAGAGGACAGACAGGCATGCAAACAGAAGATTTATGATTTTAATCAGCTGCCACCATTCAGACAGAGTAAGGAAGCGCCTCAGATGATCAAGAATATTTTTGGAAAAACAGGCGAAAATGTCTGGGTGGAAGCACCATTCCACTGTGACTATGGCTGGAACATTGAAGTAGGTGAGAATTTCTATTCCAATTATAATCTGACAATCCTTGATGTGGGAAAAGTAACATGTGGAAAAAATGTTCAGATCGCGCCAAATGTCTCCATTTATACAGCGGGTCATCCGGTTCATCCGGACAGCCGTAATTCAGGATATGAATACGGAATTCCTGTAACAGTGGGAGATAATGTATGGATCGGCGGAAATACAGTGATTCTTCCGGGTGTTACCGTTGGAAGTAATGTAGTGATCGGTGCAGGAAGTGTAGTATCCAAAGATATCCCGGATAATACGATCGCAGCTGGAAATCCATGTAAAGTAATCCGCAAGATTACAGACGAAGACAGAATCTATTACTTTAAGAAACAGAAATTTGATGATGAGGCGTGGGAAGAAGTAAAGAATAAAAATAAATAG
- a CDS encoding SPFH domain-containing protein yields MGLIKAAAGAFGGTMADQWKEFFYCDAIDKDVLVVKGEKRVGGRSSNKKGSDNIISSGSGIAVADGQCMIIVEQGKVVEVCAEPGQFTYDASTEPSIFAGSLGEGIHRTFDTVKKRFTFGGDTGKDQRVYYFNTKELVDNKFGTANPIPFRVVDRNIGLDIDVSVRCNGVYSYKIVDPLLFYTNVCGNVEQQYDREEIEVQLKTEFVSALQPAFAKISELQIRPSAIPGHVLELCDAMNEALTKKWQQTRGLAVVSIAMNPVTLPEEDAQLIKDAQKNAILRDPTMAAATLAGAQADAMKSAASNTAGAMTGFMGMGMAGQAGGANMQNLYQMGAQQQAAQQQAAQNMQPASGAGTWKCECGAENTGKFCSECGKPKPQREEWICSCGAVNTGKFCSECGSPRPTGKWTCSCGAVNTGKFCAECGKPRQ; encoded by the coding sequence ATGGGATTGATCAAAGCAGCAGCCGGTGCATTTGGCGGAACAATGGCAGATCAGTGGAAGGAGTTTTTTTACTGCGATGCAATAGATAAAGATGTTCTGGTTGTAAAGGGTGAGAAGAGAGTAGGCGGACGTTCTTCCAACAAAAAAGGCAGCGATAATATTATTTCAAGCGGTTCCGGAATTGCTGTTGCAGATGGTCAGTGTATGATCATCGTAGAACAGGGAAAGGTTGTGGAGGTTTGTGCAGAACCCGGACAGTTTACCTATGATGCATCCACAGAACCAAGTATTTTTGCCGGAAGTCTGGGAGAGGGGATCCACAGGACTTTTGATACAGTAAAGAAGCGTTTTACATTTGGCGGCGATACAGGCAAAGACCAGAGGGTTTATTATTTTAATACAAAAGAACTGGTAGATAATAAATTCGGAACAGCAAATCCAATCCCATTCCGGGTAGTTGACAGAAATATCGGTCTTGACATAGATGTATCTGTGCGCTGTAATGGAGTATATTCTTATAAGATTGTCGATCCGCTCCTGTTTTATACAAATGTGTGCGGAAATGTTGAACAGCAGTATGACAGAGAAGAAATTGAAGTTCAGTTAAAGACAGAATTTGTAAGTGCTCTTCAGCCTGCATTTGCAAAAATCTCAGAACTTCAGATCCGTCCAAGTGCCATTCCGGGACATGTTCTGGAATTATGCGATGCCATGAATGAAGCCCTTACGAAAAAATGGCAGCAGACCAGAGGTCTTGCGGTTGTTTCCATTGCCATGAATCCTGTGACTCTTCCGGAAGAGGATGCACAGCTTATCAAAGATGCACAGAAGAATGCCATTCTCAGAGATCCGACTATGGCAGCAGCGACACTTGCCGGTGCTCAGGCAGATGCAATGAAATCAGCAGCCTCCAACACTGCAGGTGCTATGACCGGATTTATGGGAATGGGCATGGCAGGCCAGGCAGGTGGAGCGAATATGCAGAATCTCTATCAGATGGGGGCACAGCAGCAGGCAGCACAGCAACAGGCAGCACAGAATATGCAGCCGGCATCCGGGGCAGGAACATGGAAATGTGAATGTGGTGCAGAGAATACAGGAAAATTCTGCTCTGAATGTGGTAAACCGAAACCGCAGCGGGAAGAGTGGATATGCAGCTGCGGCGCAGTAAATACCGGTAAATTCTGTTCTGAATGCGGAAGCCCAAGACCGACCGGAAAGTGGACATGCAGCTGTGGTGCGGTAAATACAGGAAAGTTCTGTGCAGAATGTGGAAAGCCAAGACAGTAA
- a CDS encoding AraC family transcriptional regulator, with translation MGLIRTELMPDSSEVVPYDHAGIPLYIRAAHLASYYNMCAPCHWHDDIEWIYIITGRMRYYVNGKRLILNEGDSLMVNARQMHYGYAFEQQDCYFLCILFHPSLFGNNQILQEKYFLPFFENTSLEFHHFYSNDEAGVKVGRYLQEVLLLKEDSDSGYELGVISCMLELWSFLIRTDLLSAAKNKSESKQELNIQKDMVSFIYQHYPEKISLTDIAAAGHVGRSKCCQIFKHYMQQSPVDFLNTYRLKISCRLLCTTQKSITEIAILCGFNHLSYFSKYFMECYGCTPREYRTLHEHETLLT, from the coding sequence ATGGGATTAATCAGAACAGAACTTATGCCAGATTCTTCAGAAGTAGTTCCTTATGATCATGCCGGAATTCCTTTGTATATCCGGGCGGCACATCTTGCTTCTTATTATAACATGTGTGCTCCCTGCCACTGGCATGATGATATTGAATGGATCTATATTATCACTGGAAGAATGAGATATTATGTGAACGGAAAAAGACTTATCTTAAATGAAGGTGATTCCCTGATGGTCAATGCAAGACAGATGCATTACGGATATGCTTTTGAACAACAGGACTGCTATTTTCTCTGTATTCTGTTTCACCCTTCTTTGTTTGGGAATAACCAGATATTACAGGAAAAATATTTTCTTCCTTTTTTCGAAAACACCAGCCTGGAATTTCATCATTTTTACTCAAATGATGAAGCAGGGGTGAAAGTCGGCAGATATTTACAGGAAGTTCTCCTGTTGAAAGAAGATTCTGATTCAGGTTATGAATTAGGTGTTATAAGCTGTATGCTGGAACTATGGAGCTTTCTTATCCGCACTGATCTGCTGTCAGCTGCAAAAAATAAATCAGAGTCCAAACAGGAACTGAACATTCAGAAAGATATGGTATCCTTTATTTATCAGCATTATCCTGAGAAAATATCTCTTACGGATATTGCAGCCGCCGGTCATGTAGGAAGGAGTAAATGCTGCCAAATATTTAAACATTATATGCAGCAGTCTCCTGTGGATTTTCTCAATACCTACCGATTAAAGATCAGCTGCCGTCTCCTGTGCACTACGCAGAAAAGCATAACAGAGATTGCTATCTTGTGCGGATTTAATCATTTAAGTTATTTTTCCAAATATTTTATGGAATGTTATGGATGTACGCCAAGAGAATATCGTACGCTCCATGAACACGAAACACTTTTGACTTGA
- a CDS encoding TPM domain-containing protein has translation MLKKKIIPVFLASVLTVSGTTGFVTEAFSENVYAAEEVHTERLADFADLLDDGQEEELEAKLDQVSEDYGCDVVVVTEETLDGAVPQDYADDFFDYNDYGMGEDKSGILFLITMSERKWCISTHGEAIQIFTDAGQEYMTDNFGSYLSDGEYYEGFMKFADLCEEFIIQAQSGEPYDVENLPEETIPFYMIFLISLVVGFVIALIVTGVMRSRMKTVHMKPDAADYMKDGSLHINRSRDIFLYHQVTRTAKPKEESSGGGGSSTHTSSSGETHGGSSGSF, from the coding sequence ATGCTGAAGAAAAAGATCATACCTGTATTTCTGGCTTCTGTCCTTACTGTATCAGGTACAACAGGATTTGTGACGGAAGCATTTTCAGAAAATGTTTATGCAGCAGAAGAAGTGCATACAGAAAGGCTGGCAGATTTTGCAGATCTGTTAGATGATGGGCAGGAAGAAGAACTGGAGGCGAAACTGGATCAGGTCAGCGAGGACTACGGCTGTGATGTTGTGGTTGTCACAGAGGAGACTCTGGATGGTGCAGTTCCGCAGGATTATGCAGATGATTTCTTTGATTATAATGACTATGGCATGGGAGAGGACAAGAGTGGTATATTGTTTTTGATAACCATGTCAGAACGTAAGTGGTGTATCTCCACACATGGAGAGGCTATTCAGATTTTTACTGATGCAGGACAGGAATATATGACGGACAATTTTGGGTCATATTTATCCGATGGTGAGTATTATGAGGGCTTTATGAAGTTTGCTGATCTGTGCGAAGAATTTATCATTCAGGCACAGAGCGGAGAACCGTACGATGTAGAAAATCTGCCGGAGGAAACCATCCCTTTTTATATGATATTTCTCATTTCGCTTGTGGTCGGATTTGTGATCGCGCTGATCGTAACCGGAGTAATGAGAAGCCGGATGAAGACTGTACATATGAAGCCGGATGCAGCAGATTATATGAAAGACGGAAGTCTTCATATTAACAGAAGCCGGGATATATTTCTGTATCATCAGGTCACACGTACGGCGAAGCCGAAGGAAGAGAGTTCCGGTGGCGGTGGAAGCAGTACCCATACAAGTTCTTCGGGTGAGACGCATGGGGGTTCCAGTGGATCATTTTAA
- a CDS encoding ABC transporter ATP-binding protein: MSKQPAIIVDNVSMKFNLSKEKVDSLKDYIIKSIKKEIKYNEFWALQNVSFTVEKGDRVGILGLNGAGKSTLLKVIAGVFKPTEGSVTKHGKMVPLLELGAGFDQQYTGKENIYLYGAMLGYSKEFIDEKYDEIVKFSELKDFIDVPIKNYSSGMKSRLGFSIATVVSPKILILDEVLSVGDAKFRKKSEKKVLSMFDSGVTVLFVSHSLAQVQRICNKAMILEKGKLIAYGDIDTISEQYEKMTN, translated from the coding sequence ATGAGCAAACAACCAGCGATTATTGTTGATAATGTGAGTATGAAATTTAATCTCAGCAAAGAGAAAGTAGACAGTCTGAAAGATTATATTATCAAGTCAATTAAAAAAGAGATTAAATATAATGAATTCTGGGCTTTGCAGAATGTGAGCTTTACAGTGGAAAAAGGAGACAGGGTAGGAATCCTCGGACTAAATGGTGCAGGAAAGAGTACTCTTCTTAAGGTTATCGCAGGCGTTTTCAAACCAACAGAAGGTTCAGTTACAAAACATGGGAAGATGGTTCCGCTTCTGGAACTGGGTGCAGGATTTGATCAACAGTATACAGGAAAGGAAAATATTTATCTTTACGGAGCAATGCTTGGATATTCCAAAGAATTTATTGATGAGAAGTATGATGAGATCGTGAAATTTTCCGAATTGAAGGATTTTATTGATGTGCCGATCAAGAACTATTCATCAGGTATGAAATCCAGACTTGGATTTTCGATTGCTACAGTGGTTTCTCCCAAAATTCTGATATTGGACGAGGTATTATCTGTAGGTGATGCGAAATTCCGTAAGAAGAGTGAGAAGAAAGTACTCAGCATGTTTGATTCGGGTGTAACAGTGTTGTTTGTCTCTCATTCTCTGGCGCAGGTTCAGAGAATCTGTAATAAGGCGATGATCCTTGAAAAAGGAAAACTGATCGCTTACGGAGATATTGATACGATTTCTGAACAGTATGAGAAAATGACTAACTGA
- a CDS encoding MATE family efflux transporter yields the protein MMESEKRIFYRKLWGLVFPIAIQNLMTALVSASDAFMLGFVSQTSLSAVSLATQIQFVHNLFMLALTIGATTLAAQYWGKGDTDSVEEILAIVLKISMAVSVVFFIAAMFFSGFLMRIFTNDIRLIQAGIPYLRIVSVSYLFMGFSQIYLCIMKNSGRTAKSTIYGSVAVVINIGFNVIFIFGLAGFPAMGIAGAALATTVSRALELLLTIYENMHRSLVCVRLKYIRNSSKKLKKDFWHYTTPVLGNELVWGCGFTMFSVIMGHLGSDAVAANSVANILKNIIACVCNGIGIGAGIIVGNELGKGEMERATEYGNRLFKLAVFAGAVSGLILLAVSPVLRIFTGSLSAQAHSYLKNMMYICTYYMIGKSVNATVIAGVFCAGGDTKFGLKCDAVTMWVILIPIGMITAFVLKLPIMVVYFIISMDEIIKLPAVYRHYKKYNWVRNLTELN from the coding sequence ATGATGGAATCAGAAAAAAGAATTTTTTACAGAAAGCTATGGGGACTGGTATTTCCAATCGCAATCCAGAATCTTATGACTGCGCTGGTAAGTGCTTCTGATGCGTTTATGCTGGGATTTGTCAGCCAGACATCATTATCTGCTGTTTCACTGGCAACACAGATACAGTTTGTGCATAATCTGTTTATGCTTGCCCTTACGATTGGCGCGACAACTCTGGCTGCGCAGTACTGGGGAAAAGGCGATACAGATTCAGTAGAGGAGATTCTGGCAATCGTTCTTAAAATTTCTATGGCTGTATCAGTTGTATTTTTTATAGCTGCAATGTTTTTTTCGGGATTTCTTATGAGAATATTTACGAATGACATAAGATTGATTCAGGCAGGAATTCCGTATCTTCGAATTGTGAGTGTTTCTTATCTGTTTATGGGATTTTCGCAGATTTATCTCTGTATTATGAAAAACAGCGGAAGAACTGCAAAGAGTACCATCTATGGATCAGTAGCGGTTGTGATTAATATTGGATTTAATGTGATATTTATTTTCGGGCTGGCGGGATTTCCTGCTATGGGAATTGCGGGGGCTGCACTTGCAACTACAGTTTCCAGGGCGCTTGAATTGCTACTGACTATTTATGAAAATATGCACCGTTCATTAGTATGTGTCCGACTAAAATATATCCGAAACAGCTCGAAGAAACTGAAAAAGGATTTCTGGCACTATACGACACCTGTTCTTGGAAATGAACTGGTCTGGGGATGTGGATTTACCATGTTTTCGGTTATTATGGGACATCTGGGCAGTGATGCGGTGGCCGCCAATTCCGTAGCAAATATTCTGAAAAATATTATCGCATGTGTATGTAATGGAATCGGAATCGGAGCTGGTATTATTGTCGGAAACGAGCTTGGAAAAGGCGAGATGGAACGGGCCACGGAATACGGAAACAGACTTTTTAAGCTTGCGGTATTTGCAGGCGCAGTTTCAGGGCTTATACTTTTGGCAGTGAGCCCGGTTTTAAGGATATTTACGGGCAGTCTCAGTGCACAGGCACATTCTTATTTAAAGAATATGATGTATATCTGTACCTATTATATGATAGGAAAGTCGGTGAATGCCACAGTGATTGCCGGTGTATTCTGCGCAGGCGGAGACACGAAATTTGGACTGAAATGTGATGCAGTAACGATGTGGGTGATTCTGATCCCGATAGGGATGATAACAGCATTTGTGCTGAAACTTCCGATCATGGTGGTTTATTTTATTATCAGCATGGACGAGATAATAAAACTTCCTGCTGTATATAGACATTACAAAAAATATAACTGGGTGAGAAACCTTACAGAACTCAATTAA